The Pirellulales bacterium genomic interval ATCCGGCCGTTTGACCGGGTAGGCTCGGAACTTGCGGCGGCGCCGCAAGCGAGTAATTGGCCAGGAAGAAAGCGATGGCGCAACAAACAACCATCGCCCAATTGGGGCGGTCTTGAGCCATTTTCTTGTTCCGGGGGAGGTGACGAGCCGCCTGCCAAAACACAGCGATCTGGCCGACGATACATGTCACTAAACCCGTTTTGCTTACCGAAGTGTCGGGGGGCATAAATATTTTTGTGAACAAAAGTGCATGGCGTGCTTATTCTCGAGCGATTTGCATTTGCACAGGGGGTCCGCCAGCAACGGATCAACGTCGATCTCCCATCTGCTCGCGGATCCACGTTTCCAACTCTTCCCAATTGACCGGCGGCAGTTTGCACAAGTCGGGCCGCAGCTTCTCAGCATCGCGGATGTAAACGTGTTGGATTTCGCTCTGAGCACGATCGGTGTTCCAATGCACAAGTACGCGGATACATTGTGGCAACGAACTGGGAATCGCCATTTCGTGACCGCAGAGGAGCGGTACCTCCAACCATCCCAATTGACGGGCTGCCAAAGCGGGGAATTCAGCATCCAGGTCGGGCGTCGTCGTGAAAATCGCGCTGGCCACATCGCCTGGTTCGATGCCGTTGCGGCGAACCATCAAAGCCACGAGTTGCCGTGTGGCCGCCAGAATGTCGTCTCGCGTGTTAGCCGCGACAGTCGTCGCTCCGCGAACTCCCCGACAAGGCATGAACGGTCCTCTTTCGTAAGCCGAAATTGGGGTTAGAAGTGCAGTCTGCGTCTCCCATGATACCATCTATACTGGAAGCTTGGGCGAAACGAAACCAATCTCGGCGGCACCACCGCTTCACCCTGATATCAGGAGAACTGCAAAGTCGGGGTCTGGTCCATTTTTCGGCCAGCGTGCCTTGCCCCAACCACACAGCCGTCGGCCGAAAACATGGACCTGATCCTCTTCGCCTTGGACTTTGCAGTTCTCCTGACCCTGATATGGACCGACAACAGGACTCCAACACGACTTCATCACGCGAGACGCTCGAAAGTCCACTGCTTTCCGTCGTGATCCCGGTGTTCAACGAAGTCAGGACCATCGACCGCATTCTGGCG includes:
- the aroH gene encoding chorismate mutase, whose product is MPCRGVRGATTVAANTRDDILAATRQLVALMVRRNGIEPGDVASAIFTTTPDLDAEFPALAARQLGWLEVPLLCGHEMAIPSSLPQCIRVLVHWNTDRAQSEIQHVYIRDAEKLRPDLCKLPPVNWEELETWIREQMGDRR